The following proteins come from a genomic window of Pseudomonadota bacterium:
- a CDS encoding MoxR family ATPase yields MGNVVLGYKGSDDYIASRPLMEIVNVSVALGKPLVIKGEPGTGKTLLAHSIATALNKRLIVWNIKSTTKARDGLYVYDTVQRLNDARFKDKDISDIRKYIKPGKLGQSFISDEQVVLLIDEVDKADIEFPNDLLNELDEMSFHIPELDEEVAAKHRPVVVITSNAEKELPDAFLRRCIFHYIEFPDVEMMERIVKVHFPDIETKLVREAIKRFYWIREVDGLRKKPSTSELLDWIKALALGGISVDKISSEIPFLGTLLKNELDTDRFIKVSNSHGGFGLKRRF; encoded by the coding sequence ATGGGCAATGTTGTTCTTGGATATAAGGGAAGTGATGATTATATAGCTTCAAGACCCCTCATGGAGATTGTAAATGTCTCGGTTGCTTTAGGTAAACCTCTGGTTATTAAAGGTGAGCCAGGGACTGGTAAGACACTCCTTGCACACAGCATAGCGACGGCGCTCAATAAGAGGCTTATCGTCTGGAATATAAAATCTACAACAAAGGCAAGAGACGGTCTTTATGTATATGATACCGTTCAGAGGCTAAATGACGCGAGGTTTAAGGATAAGGATATTTCAGACATTAGAAAGTATATAAAGCCTGGCAAATTAGGCCAGTCATTCATAAGCGATGAGCAGGTAGTACTGCTCATAGATGAGGTAGATAAGGCGGACATAGAATTCCCGAATGACTTACTCAACGAGCTTGACGAGATGTCCTTCCATATACCAGAGCTCGATGAAGAGGTTGCAGCAAAGCATAGACCAGTTGTGGTGATTACCAGTAATGCAGAGAAGGAATTGCCCGATGCCTTTCTGAGGAGATGTATATTCCATTATATTGAATTTCCTGATGTAGAGATGATGGAAAGGATTGTGAAGGTCCACTTCCCCGATATAGAAACAAAGCTTGTAAGAGAGGCAATAAAAAGGTTTTACTGGATAAGGGAAGTTGATGGACTCAGAAAAAAACCATCCACGAGTGAACTGCTCGACTGGATAAAAGCCCTTGCCCTGGGTGGTATAAGCGTCGACAAAATCTCATCCGAAATACCATTTCTGGGAACCCTCCTGAAGAATGAGCTTGACACAGACAGATTTATAAAAGTCTCTAATTCCCATGGTGGTTTTGGTTTGAAAAGAAGGTTTTAA
- a CDS encoding pyridoxal phosphate-dependent aminotransferase gives MIISKKMKKLILDQEGWTRKMFEEGLRMKKTFGEDRVYDFSLGNPDVEPPPAVLKALVDMLMDRTPGMHRYMENNGYESVRKEIAEYLKTYYGLHFTSKHVFMSVGCAGGINVLLKAMLNRGDEVIVPKPFFWEFKNYIENYGGVVRFVDTKEDFQLDIEKIKEAINHKTKAVLLNSPNNPTGIVYSEKNLKELAGLLYNERKDGKEIYIISDDAYKKLVYNNITLPNLFTIYDLVISVTSHSKDLALPGERIGYIAISPNIKEIDLLVSGLIISVRALGFVNAPALFQRVAGKFQDNSVNIKDYQEKRDLMYNTLIEAEFECVKPMGAFYMFPKSPIKNELEFVMQLQREERILVVPGRGFGKSGYFRIAYCVPIGKIYGAIDGFKKIGERFIKKG, from the coding sequence ATGATTATTTCAAAAAAAATGAAGAAGCTGATACTCGATCAGGAAGGATGGACAAGAAAGATGTTCGAGGAAGGCTTAAGAATGAAAAAAACCTTTGGGGAAGACAGGGTCTATGACTTCTCGCTCGGTAATCCCGATGTTGAGCCTCCTCCAGCAGTACTGAAAGCGCTCGTTGATATGCTCATGGACAGAACACCTGGAATGCACAGGTATATGGAAAACAACGGGTACGAGAGCGTGAGGAAAGAAATCGCAGAATACCTGAAAACATATTACGGCCTCCATTTCACCAGCAAACACGTCTTTATGTCGGTAGGTTGTGCCGGCGGTATCAATGTTCTTCTCAAGGCCATGTTAAACAGAGGGGACGAGGTGATTGTGCCAAAACCCTTCTTCTGGGAGTTTAAGAATTATATCGAGAACTACGGGGGTGTGGTAAGATTCGTTGACACAAAGGAAGATTTTCAGCTTGATATTGAAAAGATTAAAGAGGCAATAAACCATAAAACAAAGGCAGTCCTTTTAAACAGCCCAAACAACCCAACAGGGATTGTATACAGCGAAAAGAATCTGAAAGAACTGGCAGGTTTGCTGTACAATGAAAGAAAAGATGGTAAAGAAATTTATATAATATCCGATGATGCATACAAGAAACTTGTGTACAATAATATTACATTACCGAATCTCTTCACGATATATGATCTTGTCATCTCCGTTACATCCCACTCAAAAGACCTCGCCCTTCCGGGTGAGAGAATAGGTTACATTGCGATATCGCCCAATATCAAAGAGATCGACCTCCTTGTCTCGGGTCTCATCATATCTGTGAGGGCACTCGGTTTCGTCAATGCCCCCGCCCTATTTCAGAGAGTTGCAGGTAAGTTTCAGGATAACTCCGTGAACATCAAAGACTATCAGGAGAAAAGGGACCTTATGTACAATACGCTCATTGAGGCTGAATTCGAATGTGTAAAACCCATGGGGGCATTTTATATGTTTCCAAAATCACCCATCAAGAACGAACTCGAATTTGTAATGCAGCTGCAAAGGGAAGAGAGAATCCTTGTAGTTCCTGGCAGGGGCTTTGGCAAGAGCGGCTATTTCAGGATTGCATACTGCGTCCCTATAGGGAAAATATATGGCGCCATCGATGGATTCAAAAAAATAGGGGAAAGATTTATAAAAAAGGGGTAG